The Amphiura filiformis chromosome 1, Afil_fr2py, whole genome shotgun sequence nucleotide sequence AGTTAACCATCACAATGAGTAGAGGCATCACAGTTATATTAAACGTTGATGTTATATATACTCCTCCTAATCAAAATGAGAATACAGACATATATTGGGAGAAACAGGGTAATGAGACTTCAGATTTTCAGACACTTCCATACCGAGGTAAAGGATACTTCATTAATGGAGCCACAGAAGAACATTCTGGTGTCTACTATGCATACTGGAAAGATTGGCGCAATGCTTTCACAGGCAGCTTTTTCAGACTGATAGTGAGAAGTAAGCTACTTAAAGAATTTAATTTAGtttcagaaaacacaaaattAATGTGAAATTGTTGGTATGTGTCATcttcagtaaaaacccaaaattgcaattttgccccccccccccccctgaaattcacttcatcCAAAATATCATTCAATGGTGGCATATTGGCATGCTTTGTGCCGTTTATGAAACCATCACCAAATATATTATGGTTAACCCCCAAAAAAAGGTTTTGTAGAGTTAAAAATGTACGTAAGCTCTTACATGGTGTAACTTTCAAATACAATGATCGATGCATGTAAAAAAACAGCACCCCGCCCAAACAATCCGTTTGCCACCTGTGATAGCCGGATGTATGTCAGCCATGGGTCAGTTGTTTCAAAAAGTAAACAATTAAAACAATGTATTCATTTACATTAGTGAAAAGTTGTATCTAAAGccgtattgtaacatttgctgacgaggacaatttttcaaattctggtttttacacaattgtagtttactttagtaaacaaagataccctgcaaaaatccaACACTTTAGGTGCTatggttttgtcaaaatccgagattttgaatcaaCCGTCTTAATAAGACGGTTTatcattacgatggaaatattagtcgaacacgtatgcgatgttcataactcAGTACGTACACGCCGTACGGGATGAtaatacacacacatcaaagtaTCATAGCGTATTACAACCGCAGGAATATTAAACACACATTGGCCCtcgtagtaaattccaattttctttgctttatctcacttgttcggctcaaaattaaaaggggacatatctgacagcaaaatgtaacattttatggaatagaaatattaaactatttttatggaaatgttacaatatggctttaagggggtactacacccctcgataaatttgtgtctatttttgcatttttctcaaaaactaataacacagtggtaacaaaagttacgtatattataggggcaaggaatccaattactacactggaattttagtgacttaagacaagcggttcgttatttatgataagaaataaggtacccctaggatgtacctcatttcctatcatatatactgaaccgcttgtcttgagtcactgacatttcagtgtagtaattggattccttgccccaataatatacataacctttgttaccattgtgttattattttttgagaaaaatgcaaaaatagtcacaaatttaccacaggggtgtagtaccaccttaatggcaGCTTACTTGAATTCACTTCAAATGAATGATAATACAATTCTGACTTTTGAAATACAATtaattacgactgtacctgtAATACACTTATGACTTTAATATAATCAATTATGACTTTGCCCAACAGAGTATAAAAACCTTCAATTGTGATGACAAAAACTTTATTTACACAACATGAATTACTTTGAAGAACTTTTTGTTGCATTCTACTTGGAAAACATGGCATCAGAAAGTGTAACGACATTGATTGCTTACTCCTGGAGCTTTGTGCTGAGTAGCAACTTGTAATCACCAATACTATCTTCCAGCAGAAAGACAGCCTAAAACAACATGGATGCATCCTCGGTGCAAACATCGGCACCTGATAGATTACATAGTTATGCGCCAAAGTGACCTTAAGATGTTTTACACACCAGAGTGATGCCCACTACAGAATGCCATACTGACCATCGCCTTGTCCGCTGTAAACTGAACCTCCAATTTAAACCAAAGCCAAGGAAAGGAGGCCCCTTTAGAAGAAAGATCAATGTTGGTAGTTTACAGTCAACATAAGTAAAAGCTACCTTTCAGGTGAATCTCCAGACTCGCATCGAAGGCTCAAGTTACCCCATAGATAGTTCACCAAAAACCACCATCCAGCAATTGTCTGAAGAAGTCCTGGGTTACACTTTGACTGACTCGACGAAAACAATGCTGAGATCCAATCACTAATGGCAAAGAAGAGATCAGTGCTTCAGCCCCACCTGGCCCAGCCTCTTTGTCCAGAAAAGAAAGCAGCCTTCAGAACTGCATGTAGCATTCTCCAGCGCGAGCTTCGTGTGATCCAAAACAAGTGGTGGACAGACCTGGCACAGAAAGCCCAGCTTTGTGCTGACGCAGGAGACTATGGTGGATTTTATGAACCCTTAATGTCAGTCTATGGTCCAACCCATCAAGTTCATAGCCCATTGCGCAGTACTGATGTAGAGACACGGATAAGGTCTCTATTTTGAACAGATGTTCAGAACATTTCCAATCCCTCTTCAGTGCCAACCGCATAGTTCAGGACACTGCACCGCATTCCTTAGCAGCCGACAAAAACAGAGCTTGATGAGGTTCCTACACTGCAAGAGACCTGTAAAACAATTGAGCAGTTGAAGACTGGAAAGGCGGGAGGTGTTGATTGCATACCTGGAGACATTTGGAAGCACACCAAACTACATGAACTATTCTCTTGCTGCTGGAATCAAGGCAAGCTCCCACAAGACCTAAGAGATGATGCAGTTATTATCACCTTGTACAAGAACAAAGGGGAAAAGTCTGACTGCTCCAATTATAGGGGGATTACCCTGCTCTTTACTGCTGGAAAGTTTCTTGCACAGATCCTCTTGAACAGACTGATAACCACCATTGCAGAGGAACACCTCCCAGAAAGCCAATGCGGTTTTAGATCCACAGAGGCAGTACAGACATTTGCTCTTCGCCAGCTCCAGGAGAAGTGTCATGAACAAAACAAAGGACTTTATGTCACTTTTGTGGATCTGGCCAAGGCATTTGATACTTTGAGCAGGAAAGGACCTAGGCTGTCCCCCAAAGTTTCTCAACATGATCATCCAGCTCCATGAAAACCAGCTTGGTCAGGTTAGACTGAATAACGACCTCACAGAGCCCTTCCCCACTACCAATGGGGTGAAGCAGGGCTGTGTTCTTGCGCCAACTCTATTCAGCATCTTATTCAGCATGATGCTCCATCAGGTCACCACTGATATTGAACTAGTAGCTAGTTTTAATCTGAAACGCCTTCAGGCCCGTACACAGACAATGTATCTGCCAGTTCGGGAGTTTTTGTTTGCCGATGATGCCGCTCTTGTTGCCCACACAGAGAGTGCCATGCAGCGCATCATATGATCGTGTTTTGCAGAGGCCACAAAACTCTTTGGACTTGAAGTCAGCCTGAAGAAGACCGAAGTGCTTTACCAGCCAGCACCCCAAGAAAATTACCAACCTCCACACATCTTCATCGACAAGACAGGGCTAAAATTAGTGCACCACTTACCTGGGATCTACTATTTCGTCAGATGCCAAGCTGGAAAAAGAGATTGACAGCAGATTGGCCAAAGCAAACAGCGCCTTTAGCAGACTGTACAGCTTGGAACAACAAGCACCTGAAGAAAGTCACCAAAATCACTGTGTAAAAAGCTGTGGTTCTGTCCACCCTCCTGTACTGTTCCAAGTACCGCAAGCATCTATGACTCCTTGAACGCTTCCATCAGCGTTGCCTCCGTCATATCCTTGGCATCCACTGGAGCAACTCCATTACCAACATCGAATTcctaaagggggtactacacccctcgataaatttgtttctatttttgcattttctcaaaactaataacacactggtaacaaaagttatgtatattataggggcaaggaatccaattactacacttgaatttcagtgacccaagacaagcggttcgttatttatgataagaaataaggtaccgctaggatgtacctcatttcctatcatactgaaccgcttgtcttgagttactgaaatttcagtgtagtaattggattccttgccccaataatatacataacttttgttaccagtgtgttattatttttgagaaaaatgcaaaaatagtcacaaatttaccacaggtgtagtccCCCTAACTTGATataatacgcctatagattcagaactaataattgtttttacaatatttcaacataaaaagaaggatgatttatttacgcgcattttgataccccatttgtccaatttcgttcaatattgacaatacagcaggatgtgttttgaaagaaaaatacccaatttaaaagttgcagttatttgtattgatttgaagtaagtgcgaagataatggcgggctttgcGTGTTttcagtgctggcattataaccattgatcgctgtaaaactgcacttttaaattcgggtatttttctgcaaaagcactactgtgttgttaatattgaacgacatttgacgaatggggtatcaaaatgcacctAAATAAATCATgcctctctatgttgaaatattgtgaaaacaattattacttatgaatctataggcgtatttataacagctgagttactttttgtgcagactttatatcatGCACAGCTTGTAGCTCATAGCATAGGCTTAGGAATCAGGGGCTTGTGGGGGCTCAGCCCCAGCAATAATTTtggtaagtaaaaaaaaaagtaaccagATACCAGGAATGGGTTACCAATTTTTttgtcagccccccccccccaccccatgttgaaaatctccATAAGCCAATGCATAGCACAAATAGTAAATATTATTTGGGTGCACAACCCTGCTAccgcttttttgttgttgttcataCCATCAAATATTTTGCTGTTCTGAGGTAAAATATAAGCTTTAATTTTTCTGATGTCAAGTCTCAATTTTGATCAAGTGGGGCATGAGGCTGCCACATTTAATctgtagctacccagcaaacgcaaaacatTTTTGGACATAATtctcaaaaggttagaaaaggttgccagaaaatgttcgggttgtataaagggtatataaagggtattaaacatttttataaaattcATAAAGGTTtcttgataacttactgcaaatattctaacataatgttatttaagtaaaatatttggcaaaaatgcttGCAAAGGtatttgacaataacattttgaaaacattttgaaaatatatatgcagtgtgttttcatgcaaaacgttttcatgacctttatatactgatttaaccagacatttaatgttattaaaatgtttttaccaaaaccaaaaatccgaACTATAACCTGttagaaacgttttaaaaatgttttgtttttgctgggtagTTACTTATGAAGCCATTTTCTTGCTCTAAATCATAAAATACCAGATCATTACTTTCTGCAAAGGTGAAACTTCTGTTGGTTTTCATTCACTTTGAAGGTTGTGGTAATGATAAATGGGGTCCATCCTGTACTGGCATTTGTGATAACTGTTACAATGGAGGCATATGTGATGACAAGACTGGAGAGTGTGTATGTAGACCCGGATTCATGGGACCTAACTGTGTTTCAGGTATGTAGTAGTCAAAGGTGTGGATTAGGGGGGGGCAGGCgctcctcccccaaaaaaaaaaaaggatgagaaaggaaggaaaagaggagagaaaaagttaaattgcacatgTAActgagtaggcccatgcctatTGTATTAATATAGGCCTTTGATTATTTTAGGTATTGCTTGAAGGCCTGTGCTTAGCCTGTCAACATAATAAACTTTGCtatgtatttttgcattttatcctATCCTATTCAACTGCTGTGCATTGTGCAGGGATCCAAGGTCATCAGGGTCAGCTATACTTTACATCAAAGATCCTTTAGGTTCTTTATTTACATGCACACATGGTTGGAACATAGTTTTACAATCAACACAGACAACATAAcaagcaaaaatgttttaattctaACAGATCCATAGAACTTAAGAAAATATAATTGCACATATTTGTAGGAAAACATGCATACGGTGTAAATTGATTATCACAATAGAATGATCAAATACTTTGCATAAATAGATGAATTTAGAAGGAGTTTTCATGATGAAATTCAACACCCCTGATCGAtgccattaaacaatccattggTTGAAGTCACTGAACTTTTATAACGGGTTCCCAACGGTTAGAACGGGAAATTTGCACATGTAAgcatttctgtactgttttctaagcctttttagagcgttttatttgaaaggtgccccatatgtgccaaaaattgcttgttctcccctcttggcttgccaaaaattgcttccaccctccctttcgattggccaaaaaattcttacccccTAATTTTACCTTCCCCTCAGCCCCTTTGGTAGCATATCTTGGAAAcagtataatcacagactcacagtaacttattattagggcgttttgggtcaagctgggagaaaaaaatcccaggtcgacctaAAATATTgtatcgcacacgatagaccacctaagttatcgtaaatcggtttctcccaggtcgaccgtaaattttgggttgccacattcggcccgCAAACGCCAGGATTTGTAGCCAGGTTGACCACGACAAGcatgcaaataggcctacatacccggTACGTGCCCCGACCATGGCGATATTCATGACGAGTAGGCCTATAAACCATTGTACAGCGTTCAGTCATAACTTTTGCAAACGCTGGTGACTTTTACGATACTCTGTTtgtcttggcatctaaattaattcacagtcataggcctactctaTATTCATATTTATTAAAGTAGGCCCACAGAGGCAAATTTAAGGAGATATatcatacttccaagttttctaaGTTGAACAACACCGTCATGATATAAGCCtaagcttaagcttacatccaagttcGCATGGACGGTACTGCGAGTCTGTgactcgatgtttcagacttgtgagaaaaagaaagtatcagctcgtaatcggcgggactcATCACATCGTGGATTggtatagaatggcgtacacacaacTAGGCGCAGCAACTGCGCAAACTGTGCTTTACGTATTGCGTGAATGATGCGCGCTTTTGTAAATTTAagcgtgcgtaagttggaactttattgactctcgcagtaacaaaaaccgaataattcccgcctattaagagctgatcatagtataataaattatgagaagaggtcacaaataggatcacTTTATTGACtctcgcagtaacaaaaaccgaataattcccgcctattaagagctgatcatagtataataaattatgagaagaggtcacaaataggatcaaataaaataatccaacaaagaatcaccctgcctaGGCTAAGAGCCGGACATATGCCtgcatgttttatactttattattatccaccacgaaaggagtgccaatttctattagcctaagctgtctttctatcaacaagTGCGTCATCTCCCATCTTGACCAATTCGGCATTATTAGGCTGgtgttttaaagaggcaaaagatgcaatattTCAATCTTCAGGTGCCAAACGAAGGTGTTGGATCTGGCTttaggcctatgcagtattattctgagggtgggggtcactcacatgtacaggtggtacgggtatgtgtgggtcaagggtccctttttcaagctctccggcagttccttaagacccacatttgcatcatgctccagttcattgagcctaacactaTAGCTGTAGAAAATTGTAGGtctttatttcaaatttggaaacattttgaatttgttagctccaaagcctattaTTTGGCctaattttagttcacagactccacaaaaatattgaaatttcagttcatcaagacCCTATTTTGCtcccaaatcagttcttagttctcaAAGTTTGGCACCGCACACctctaccaaaatttaacttgagtgccccagagtattattattattcatgtacattctagacttgcgtctaacaaagcagtcatgtcaaaacaaacgaatatgattaaaacccatttaaccaattaaagatataactgaaatcATTCTTGCTatttggttgtacttttatttacaaactgaatttatttgtatgcaaaattacttaaattttaaaatcacatgatgtgatcattgatcaagtataagaagaagtttacaatgaatgaaaataaaagacctaaaaagaccctattttgccggactcgaggaggactcgaagccgagtccccgagtccttggggaccgagtccgagtccaagtccttagcttccgagtccaagtccgagtccttgaaaaaaggacttgaGTCCGGACacaatttttcaatttctcagggtggtgcaataattatgtgtacccccggggggggtggattctcaaaatggtctgccaaaaatcgcttgcccccccctttggccatcccaaaaaatctttgcccccccccctttcgacgtgccaaaaaacctttgccccccccccttttgacgtgccaaaaaatctttgccccccttacacatgcaagattttggggaacccaatttaaaaccttaaattgtcttaacatataatgcgaagcttagtgagcaggaaattttgcatatttgaacgtgttcagtaacattttcctacgcctttttatggcgtaatatagaaaaaggtgcccaaaatatctgtgccaaaattgcttgccccccctttcaccctgccaaaaatcgcttgacccccccctttcaacctgccaaaaatgcttgcccccctttggcctgccaaaaatctttgccccccctataattcactggggtacacataattattgcaccaccctcagGGAGGCATAtcctcctcagacaccccctgcatcgtACAATGGCCCCCTCTATGTAGGTCTCATGTGATAACTTATACAATGGTAAGACTGAAGGGTGTTAATGTGTAATAATGGAGGCATATATTCCAGTAAACTGTGATGGTCTAGACCAACTTCAGCTCCAACATACCGGTATATTATGACCACTTCACATCTCatatattgattttgtatttaatATTACAGCATGTGGAGAGAATAAGTTTGGCTGGGACTGTGAGCACCAGTGTGGTAGTACTGTGGGAATAACATCATGTTCAGGCAGTGTATTTTGTATGCCAGATCCcgtgggttgtagctgtatgactggatggatgggaacagaatgtaatcaaggtaagctttgggttgtgtatacagtgtgttctgtatgccagacgctgtgggttgtagctgtatgactggatgatgggaacagaatgtaatcaaggtaagctttggatTGTGTGTACAGTGTGTTCTGTACACCAGACCCTGTgagttgtagctgtatgactggatggatgggaacagaatgtaatcaaggtaagctttgggttgtgtatacaatGTGTTCTCtttgccagaccctgtgggttgtagctgtatgactggatggatgggaacaaaatctaatcaaggtaagctttgggttgtgtatacagtgtgttctgta carries:
- the LOC140155206 gene encoding tyrosine-protein kinase receptor Tie-1-like, encoding MSRGITVILNVDVIYTPPNQNENTDIYWEKQGNETSDFQTLPYRGKGYFINGATEEHSGVYYAYWKDWRNAFTGSFFRLIVRSCGNDKWGPSCTGICDNCYNGGICDDKTGECVCRPGFMGPNCVSACGENKFGWDCEHQCGSTVGITSCSGSVFCMPDPVGCSCMTGWMGTECNQECPLGMYGAGCTQFCRCQSGSCDRFTGRCDDGMCLTGWSGDNCQSLQDDGMRLTGWSGDNCQKRCDDGMRLTGWSGDNCQRGCDDGMCLTGWSDDNCQSLQEDVMECV